One window from the genome of Thermus sediminis encodes:
- the mtnN gene encoding 5'-methylthioadenosine/S-adenosylhomocysteine nucleosidase, with protein sequence MTAFFAAEPEEAEALREALEATTPLEAPFPLHQGEGVLVAETGVGKVACALAVAHVLTRFAPKGSFFLGVAGALDPALRALDLLLAQRAVQWDVDLTPFGRAPGETALGVRFFPSDPRLLARAEAAARALGFPHRLGVVATGDRFLQDPEEAKRLRALHGADAVEMEGAAALMVAYRFRHPMALVRIVTDGAGEGAALDFQAFLREASRRLGRLARALLPYTEGG encoded by the coding sequence ATGACCGCCTTCTTCGCCGCCGAGCCCGAGGAGGCGGAGGCCCTCAGGGAGGCCCTCGAGGCCACCACCCCCCTAGAGGCCCCCTTCCCCCTCCACCAGGGGGAGGGGGTCCTGGTGGCGGAGACGGGGGTGGGGAAGGTGGCCTGCGCCCTGGCCGTGGCCCACGTCCTCACCCGCTTCGCTCCCAAAGGGAGCTTCTTCCTGGGGGTGGCGGGGGCCCTGGACCCTGCCCTTAGGGCCTTGGACCTCCTCCTGGCCCAAAGGGCGGTGCAGTGGGACGTGGACCTCACCCCCTTTGGCCGGGCTCCCGGGGAGACCGCCTTGGGGGTGCGCTTCTTCCCCTCAGACCCAAGGCTCCTCGCCCGGGCAGAGGCCGCCGCCCGGGCCCTGGGCTTCCCCCATAGGCTTGGGGTGGTGGCCACGGGGGACCGCTTCCTCCAGGACCCGGAGGAGGCCAAGAGGCTTCGCGCCCTCCACGGGGCGGATGCCGTGGAGATGGAGGGGGCCGCCGCCCTCATGGTGGCCTACCGCTTCCGCCACCCCATGGCCCTGGTGCGCATCGTCACCGACGGGGCGGGGGAGGGGGCGGCTTTGGACTTCCAGGCCTTTTTGCGGGAGGCCTCGAGGCGCCTTGGCCGCCTGGCCCGGGCCCTCCTCCCCTATACTGAGGGGGGATAG
- the guaA gene encoding glutamine-hydrolyzing GMP synthase: MVVVLDFGSQYTRLIARRLRELRAFSLILPGTAPLEEVLKHNPQALILSGGPRSVFEEDAPRPDPRLFAQGLPILGICYGMQLMAQALGGKVERAGRAEYGKALLTRYSGPLFRGVSGEVQVWMSHSDAVTELPPGWRVAAETEENPVAAMEAEGAPLYGVQFHPEVAHTPKGMQILENFLEMAQVPRDWTPEHILEGLLREVREQVGKDRVLLAVSGGVDSSTLALLLARAGVDHLAVFVDHGLLRLGEREEVEGALRALGVNLLVVEAKDRFLRALKGVEDPEEKRRVIGREFVEVFGQVAREKGPFCFLAQGTLYPDVIESAGGHGAAKIKSHHNVGGLPEDLQFALLEPFRLLFKDEVRELALLLGLPDPIRLRHPFPGPGLAVRLLGEVTEEGLDILRRADDLFVNLLKEWGLYGQVAQALAVLTPLRSVGVAGDERRYGYVLALRAVTTEDFMTADWARLPLEFLDEVARRITRRVPEIGRVVYDITSKPPATIEWE, from the coding sequence ATGGTGGTGGTCCTGGACTTCGGCTCCCAGTACACCCGGCTCATCGCCAGGAGGCTCCGGGAACTCCGGGCCTTTTCCCTGATCCTCCCGGGCACGGCCCCCTTGGAAGAGGTCCTAAAGCACAACCCCCAGGCCCTCATCCTCTCCGGGGGGCCGAGGAGCGTCTTCGAGGAGGACGCCCCCAGGCCCGACCCCCGCCTCTTCGCCCAGGGCCTCCCCATCCTGGGCATCTGCTACGGCATGCAGCTCATGGCCCAGGCCCTCGGGGGGAAGGTGGAGCGGGCGGGGCGGGCGGAGTACGGCAAGGCCCTCCTCACCCGCTATTCCGGGCCCCTCTTCCGGGGGGTATCCGGGGAGGTCCAGGTCTGGATGAGCCACAGCGACGCCGTCACCGAACTCCCCCCCGGGTGGCGGGTGGCCGCCGAGACCGAGGAGAACCCCGTGGCCGCCATGGAGGCGGAAGGGGCCCCCCTCTATGGGGTCCAGTTCCACCCCGAGGTGGCCCACACCCCCAAGGGGATGCAGATCCTGGAAAACTTCCTGGAGATGGCCCAGGTGCCCCGGGACTGGACCCCGGAGCACATCCTGGAGGGCCTCCTCAGGGAGGTGCGGGAACAGGTGGGGAAGGACCGGGTCCTCCTTGCGGTCTCCGGCGGGGTGGACTCCTCCACCCTGGCCCTCCTCCTGGCCCGGGCGGGGGTGGACCACCTGGCGGTCTTCGTGGACCACGGGCTTTTGCGCCTGGGGGAGAGGGAGGAGGTGGAAGGAGCCTTGAGGGCCCTGGGGGTGAACCTCCTCGTGGTGGAGGCCAAGGACCGCTTCCTGAGGGCCCTAAAGGGGGTGGAGGACCCCGAGGAAAAGCGGAGGGTCATCGGGCGGGAGTTCGTGGAGGTCTTCGGCCAGGTGGCCCGGGAGAAGGGGCCCTTCTGCTTCCTGGCGCAAGGGACCCTCTACCCCGACGTCATCGAGTCCGCCGGGGGGCACGGGGCGGCCAAGATCAAGAGCCACCACAACGTGGGGGGCCTCCCCGAGGACCTACAGTTTGCCCTTCTTGAGCCCTTCCGCCTCCTCTTCAAGGACGAGGTGCGGGAGCTGGCGCTTCTCCTCGGGCTTCCCGACCCCATCCGCCTCCGGCACCCCTTCCCCGGCCCCGGCCTCGCCGTGCGCCTCCTGGGGGAGGTGACGGAGGAGGGGCTGGACATCCTGAGGCGGGCGGACGACCTCTTTGTAAACCTCCTCAAGGAGTGGGGGCTCTATGGCCAGGTGGCTCAGGCCCTGGCCGTCCTCACCCCCTTGAGGAGCGTGGGGGTGGCGGGGGACGAGAGGCGCTACGGGTACGTCCTGGCCCTCAGGGCCGTGACCACCGAGGACTTCATGACCGCGGACTGGGCCAGGCTCCCCCTGGAGTTCCTGGACGAGGTGGCCAGGCGCATCACCAGGCGGGTACCCGAGATCGGGCGGGTGGTCTACGACATCACCTCCAAACCCCCGGCCACCATAGAATGGGAGTAA
- a CDS encoding MFS transporter codes for MKAWRYASGQMGLTIVSESFGTYLAFFYLEKLGLSAAFYALARSLYAIWDAVNDPLFGHLSDRTRTPLGRRRPWLLLGIPLFLLFYLLVFWVPDWAKSPEVLPYYFALAIVLYETAATVIWTNYGALFPEMFRGLSHRAQAAALQRGTELFGLILGIALAPLIYAQFGFAGMALFFAGLALFAFLFFLSGVEEDPRAESGLGLLPSFRLVLGNGAFWVAAVVGLLFEFGRTVIQTAMAFYAKHSLGLPEAATTLLFAAVFLVALPSVFLWGWLSRALGGKRAWRLAHLLMGLSALLLFLPQSLLPALLVGALVGVGFAGVRVTGAVVMAKVIDLDAERTGTRREGAYYSLVGFLGRVSGALVGAAFLLLGPLFGYVSGENPGPNPGLAFRFLISVVPGVAILLAFLLTALFPHEVRE; via the coding sequence ATGAAGGCTTGGCGCTACGCCTCGGGGCAAATGGGTCTCACCATCGTTTCGGAGAGTTTTGGCACCTATCTGGCCTTTTTCTATCTGGAAAAGCTCGGGTTATCCGCTGCCTTTTATGCCCTTGCGCGTAGCCTGTATGCAATCTGGGACGCGGTGAACGATCCCCTTTTCGGCCACCTCTCCGACCGCACCAGGACCCCTTTGGGCCGCAGGCGGCCCTGGCTTCTCCTGGGCATTCCCCTTTTCCTCCTCTTCTACCTCCTGGTCTTCTGGGTTCCGGACTGGGCCAAGAGCCCGGAGGTGCTCCCCTATTACTTTGCCCTGGCCATCGTGCTCTATGAAACCGCGGCCACCGTGATCTGGACCAACTACGGTGCCCTTTTCCCGGAGATGTTCCGAGGCCTTTCGCACAGGGCCCAGGCCGCGGCCTTACAGCGGGGCACGGAGCTCTTTGGTCTCATCCTAGGTATCGCCCTGGCCCCGCTGATCTACGCCCAGTTTGGCTTTGCTGGCATGGCCCTCTTCTTCGCGGGATTGGCCCTCTTCGCCTTCCTCTTCTTCCTTTCGGGCGTGGAGGAGGACCCCAGGGCGGAAAGCGGGCTTGGACTTTTGCCCTCCTTCCGCCTGGTCCTCGGCAACGGGGCCTTCTGGGTGGCGGCCGTGGTGGGGCTTCTCTTTGAGTTCGGGCGCACGGTGATCCAGACGGCCATGGCCTTCTACGCCAAGCATAGTCTAGGGTTGCCCGAGGCGGCCACCACCCTCCTTTTCGCCGCCGTCTTCCTGGTGGCCCTGCCCTCGGTCTTCCTCTGGGGATGGCTTTCCCGGGCCCTGGGGGGGAAGCGGGCCTGGCGGCTAGCCCACCTCCTCATGGGCCTGAGCGCCCTCCTCCTCTTCCTGCCCCAAAGCCTCCTTCCCGCTCTCCTGGTGGGAGCCCTGGTGGGGGTGGGCTTCGCCGGGGTCCGGGTCACGGGGGCGGTGGTCATGGCCAAGGTCATAGACCTGGACGCGGAGAGGACGGGCACCCGTAGGGAAGGGGCCTACTATAGCCTGGTGGGCTTCTTGGGGCGGGTCTCCGGGGCCTTGGTGGGCGCGGCCTTCCTCCTTTTGGGGCCCCTCTTCGGCTACGTGAGCGGGGAGAACCCGGGGCCCAACCCCGGCCTGGCCTTCCGCTTCCTCATCTCCGTGGTGCCGGGGGTGGCCATCCTCCTGGCCTTCCTCCTCACCGCCCTCTTCCCCCACGAGGTGCGGGAATGA
- a CDS encoding glycoside hydrolase family 2 protein: MIPRPEHPRPDLERPAWQTLNGIWEFAFDPENIGMEGGWFTSPPTFPLRIRVPFPWESRLSGLGRTGYRGVAWYRRPLALPEAWRGRRLWLCFGAVDWHATVWLNGEKVGEHAGGYSEFRLDVSQQASFSMPNQLTVRVADFTDPVLPTGKQVGWYTPTSGIWQTVWLEATGPVAIRGFRILPLAGRDHLPTGRVRFAIRLDRGEEGSGEVWVQVRSPEGRFPTAEARAAPDQEEMELEIRVPEPILWSLEAPHLYPAEILLRAGRGAKSRVYDRVRTYFGIRTIAFGGYAGEYSFVLLNGKPIYLRGVLDQSFNPEGLYTAPSEAFLRRDLELAKAAGFNMLRIHVKADEPRRLYWADRLGLLVQQDLPNTWLLTHPGAPYTPENAQRARKAFAQTLRALVERDFNHPSLFCWTVFNEEWGLGSPEKAPEEHRIGWALEMVSLARRLDPTRLVHDNSGWSHLDTDLNSFHWYGRDAEVPRQLCRQASAEHLRPGEEWNYLPGYRQRGEPFVNNEFGYVSAEDGDEDISWGVLSYANALRSCEGLVGYTYTQLTDVEWEHNGVYNYDRSPKRFGYEFWAPGMTVRDVFAEDFLVLDVPAIKQARPGERVDVPVLFSHMSGRHEEGLTLRWQMRWLDRFGNWRESRVESRECPRFPPYRLTPLGTIPLTLPQEPALATLVAWVEGAEAGRVHTNYTQWWVRETGGLPRVEVVDASTLALRFAPEDFWESRFSEASAPPTPLEGKHYGRGHGFVEYRLRLPEGVTLEGAESLTFLCEVAAKAGREKVDWPGRPHPQDYPQSGGKAFPTTVEVSVNGVHVATWELPDDPADACGVLSHWRGREGGSYGYLRQAQIRMDSPEGLAIRNRLAEQGHLVLRLEVPWNAVHRGGLAIYGEGMGCYPVEPTVLLRYAEPLPLPVGWTSHTPVGLRREGLESP; the protein is encoded by the coding sequence GTGATCCCCCGGCCCGAACACCCCCGCCCCGACCTGGAGCGCCCGGCGTGGCAGACCCTCAACGGCATCTGGGAGTTCGCCTTTGATCCAGAGAACATCGGGATGGAGGGAGGATGGTTCACCTCTCCCCCCACCTTCCCCTTGCGCATCCGGGTGCCCTTTCCTTGGGAAAGCCGGCTTAGCGGCCTTGGGCGCACGGGCTATAGGGGCGTCGCCTGGTACCGGCGCCCCCTCGCCCTCCCCGAGGCCTGGAGGGGCAGGCGGCTTTGGCTTTGCTTTGGCGCGGTGGACTGGCACGCCACGGTCTGGCTCAACGGGGAAAAGGTGGGGGAGCACGCGGGCGGCTACAGCGAGTTCCGCTTGGATGTCTCCCAACAGGCGAGCTTCTCCATGCCCAACCAGCTCACCGTCCGGGTAGCCGACTTCACCGACCCGGTGCTGCCCACGGGCAAGCAGGTGGGCTGGTACACCCCCACGAGCGGCATCTGGCAGACCGTCTGGCTGGAGGCCACGGGGCCGGTGGCCATCCGGGGATTCCGCATCCTTCCCCTGGCGGGACGGGACCACCTTCCCACGGGAAGGGTGCGGTTCGCCATCCGGCTGGACCGGGGAGAGGAAGGGAGCGGGGAGGTCTGGGTGCAGGTACGCTCCCCTGAAGGGCGGTTTCCCACCGCGGAGGCTAGGGCAGCGCCGGACCAGGAGGAGATGGAACTGGAGATCAGGGTCCCCGAGCCCATCCTCTGGAGCCTCGAGGCCCCCCACCTCTACCCTGCGGAGATCCTGCTCCGCGCCGGAAGAGGGGCAAAGTCCAGGGTTTACGACCGCGTCCGCACCTATTTCGGCATACGTACCATCGCCTTTGGGGGGTACGCTGGGGAGTACAGCTTTGTCCTGCTGAACGGCAAACCCATCTACCTGCGCGGGGTCTTGGACCAGTCCTTCAACCCCGAAGGCCTCTACACCGCCCCCAGCGAGGCCTTTTTGCGAAGGGACCTGGAGCTGGCCAAGGCCGCAGGCTTCAACATGCTCCGCATCCACGTCAAGGCCGACGAGCCCCGCCGCCTCTACTGGGCCGACCGCCTGGGCCTTTTGGTCCAGCAGGACCTGCCCAACACCTGGCTCCTCACCCACCCCGGGGCCCCCTACACCCCCGAGAACGCCCAGCGCGCCCGCAAAGCCTTTGCGCAAACCCTGCGCGCACTCGTAGAGCGGGACTTCAACCACCCGAGCCTCTTCTGCTGGACGGTCTTCAATGAGGAGTGGGGCCTTGGCAGCCCGGAAAAGGCTCCGGAAGAGCACCGCATCGGCTGGGCCCTGGAGATGGTCAGCCTGGCCCGCCGGCTGGACCCCACGCGGCTGGTCCACGACAACTCGGGCTGGTCCCACCTGGACACCGACCTGAACTCCTTCCACTGGTACGGGCGGGATGCGGAGGTTCCCCGGCAGCTCTGCCGCCAGGCCAGCGCGGAGCACCTCAGGCCCGGAGAGGAGTGGAACTACCTTCCGGGCTACCGGCAACGGGGCGAACCTTTCGTGAACAACGAGTTCGGCTACGTAAGCGCGGAGGACGGGGACGAGGACATCTCCTGGGGGGTGCTCTCCTACGCCAACGCCCTGCGGAGTTGCGAAGGCCTGGTGGGCTACACCTACACCCAGCTAACCGACGTGGAATGGGAACACAACGGCGTCTACAACTACGACCGCTCCCCCAAGCGCTTCGGGTACGAGTTCTGGGCCCCGGGCATGACGGTGCGGGATGTATTCGCCGAGGACTTCCTGGTCCTGGATGTACCCGCCATCAAACAGGCCCGCCCGGGAGAGAGGGTGGACGTGCCCGTGCTCTTTAGCCACATGAGCGGCCGCCACGAGGAAGGGCTGACCCTCCGGTGGCAGATGCGGTGGCTGGACCGCTTCGGCAACTGGCGCGAGAGCCGGGTGGAGTCCAGGGAGTGTCCGCGCTTTCCTCCCTACCGGCTGACACCCTTGGGGACCATCCCCCTCACGCTGCCGCAGGAACCCGCCTTGGCAACCCTCGTGGCCTGGGTAGAGGGCGCTGAGGCCGGGCGGGTACACACCAACTACACGCAGTGGTGGGTGCGGGAAACGGGGGGCCTGCCCAGGGTGGAGGTGGTGGACGCCAGCACCCTGGCCCTGCGCTTCGCCCCCGAGGACTTCTGGGAAAGCCGCTTCAGCGAGGCCTCCGCACCTCCAACCCCCCTCGAGGGCAAGCACTACGGTCGGGGGCACGGGTTTGTGGAGTACCGGCTCCGCTTACCCGAAGGCGTTACCCTGGAAGGGGCAGAATCCCTCACCTTTCTCTGCGAGGTCGCCGCCAAAGCCGGGCGGGAGAAGGTGGACTGGCCTGGGCGGCCGCACCCTCAGGACTACCCCCAGTCCGGGGGCAAGGCGTTTCCCACCACCGTGGAGGTCTCCGTCAACGGGGTGCACGTGGCCACTTGGGAGCTTCCCGATGATCCCGCCGACGCCTGCGGGGTCCTTTCCCACTGGCGCGGCCGCGAAGGGGGGTCGTACGGTTACCTAAGGCAGGCCCAGATCCGCATGGACTCCCCCGAGGGCCTGGCCATCCGAAATCGTTTGGCGGAGCAGGGCCACCTGGTTCTCCGCCTCGAGGTGCCCTGGAACGCCGTCCACCGGGGCGGCCTGGCCATCTACGGCGAGGGTATGGGCTGCTATCCCGTGGAGCCGACGGTGTTGCTGCGGTACGCCGAACCGCTTCCCCTACCCGTGGGCTGGACCTCCCACACCCCTGTGGGGCTGAGGCGGGAGGGGCTGGAAAGCCCCTAG
- the ddl gene encoding D-alanine--D-alanine ligase, which produces MQVLLIAGGRSPEHEVSLASAEGVLRHIPFPTELAVIAKDGRWLLGEKALGALEAKLAPKGEHPFPPPLDWDRYGVFFPLLHGRLGEDGTIQGFLEMLGKPYVGAGVAGSALCMDKDLSKRVLAQAGIPVVPWVALHRGETPFVPFEPPFFVKPANTGSSIGITRVERYADLEGALEEAFRHDAKAVVEKALLGVRELEVGVLGNVFGEASPVGEVRYQAPFYDYETKYTPGRAELLVPAPLDPGTEETVQETALKAYKVLGLRGMARVDFFLSEGEVYLNEVNTIPGFTPTSMFPRLFLAKGLTYPGLLKRLVELALA; this is translated from the coding sequence ATCCAGGTTCTCCTCATCGCTGGCGGAAGAAGCCCCGAGCACGAGGTCTCCCTGGCCTCCGCGGAGGGGGTCTTGCGCCACATCCCTTTTCCCACGGAGCTTGCGGTGATCGCCAAGGACGGGCGCTGGCTCCTTGGGGAGAAAGCCCTTGGGGCCCTCGAGGCCAAGCTGGCCCCCAAAGGGGAGCACCCCTTCCCACCCCCCTTGGACTGGGACCGCTACGGGGTGTTTTTTCCTCTCCTTCACGGGCGCCTGGGCGAGGACGGCACCATCCAGGGGTTTTTGGAGATGCTGGGCAAGCCCTACGTGGGGGCGGGGGTGGCGGGGAGCGCCCTTTGCATGGACAAGGACCTCTCCAAGCGGGTCCTGGCCCAGGCGGGGATTCCCGTGGTGCCCTGGGTGGCCCTCCACCGGGGGGAGACTCCCTTCGTCCCCTTTGAGCCCCCCTTCTTCGTGAAGCCCGCCAACACCGGTTCCAGCATCGGCATCACCAGGGTGGAGCGCTACGCCGACTTGGAAGGGGCCCTGGAGGAGGCCTTCCGCCACGACGCCAAGGCCGTGGTGGAAAAGGCCCTCCTGGGGGTGCGGGAGCTGGAGGTGGGGGTTTTGGGGAACGTCTTTGGCGAGGCCAGCCCCGTGGGGGAGGTGCGCTACCAGGCCCCCTTTTACGACTATGAAACCAAGTACACCCCAGGCCGGGCGGAGCTCCTCGTCCCCGCCCCCTTGGACCCGGGGACGGAGGAGACGGTTCAGGAAACGGCCCTGAAGGCCTACAAGGTCCTGGGCCTCAGGGGCATGGCCCGGGTGGACTTCTTCCTCTCCGAGGGGGAGGTCTACCTGAACGAGGTGAACACCATCCCTGGCTTCACCCCCACCAGCATGTTCCCCCGCCTCTTCCTGGCCAAGGGGCTGACCTACCCCGGGCTTCTGAAGCGTCTAGTGGAGCTTGCCCTAGCCTGA
- a CDS encoding S-ribosylhomocysteine lyase produces the protein MAEVESFRLDHTQVQAPYVRLAGRKPLGGGVVEKYDLRLAQPNREALPTGALHTLEHLLAGYLRDHLEGVIDLSPMGCRTGFYLVAEGPLGEEAVLVALERALRDVLLHQGPIPGASLRECGNYRDHDLEGARAWAERVLKAGLKVQPTLPL, from the coding sequence ATGGCCGAGGTGGAGAGCTTCCGGCTGGACCACACCCAGGTCCAGGCCCCCTACGTGCGCCTGGCGGGAAGGAAGCCTTTGGGGGGCGGAGTGGTGGAGAAGTACGACCTAAGGCTGGCGCAGCCCAACCGGGAGGCCCTCCCCACGGGGGCCTTGCACACCCTGGAGCACCTCCTGGCGGGGTACCTCAGGGACCACCTGGAGGGGGTGATAGACCTCTCCCCCATGGGGTGCCGCACGGGGTTTTACCTGGTGGCCGAGGGGCCTTTGGGGGAAGAAGCGGTCCTGGTGGCCTTGGAAAGGGCCTTGAGGGACGTCCTCCTGCACCAGGGGCCCATCCCGGGGGCGAGCCTTAGGGAGTGCGGCAACTACCGGGACCACGACCTGGAAGGGGCCAGGGCCTGGGCGGAAAGGGTCTTAAAGGCGGGGCTCAAGGTCCAGCCCACCCTCCCCCTATGA
- a CDS encoding ribose-phosphate diphosphokinase gives MEIRLFTGNAHPDLARRVAEALGAPLGQALVDRFPDGEVRVRLLESVRGDDVYLVQPTSPPVNDHLMELLLLADAARRSSAARINAVIPYFGYARQDKQTEGREPVSAKLVASLLERVGVQRVIAIDLHAPQIQGFFDIPVDHLSAVRLFARYLKEKGYAENAVVVSPDAGRAEEARRLSERLGLPFAMLAKRRHGPWETSVTYVIGDVEGKRPLLIDDIVSTGGTIRRGVEALLEAGALPEIVVMATHAVLVGGARENLAHPAIAEVVFTDTIPLKGGGYTVLSTAELLAQAIRRVHTNQSVSALI, from the coding sequence ATGGAAATCCGGCTCTTCACGGGGAACGCCCACCCCGACCTGGCCCGGCGGGTGGCGGAGGCCCTGGGGGCGCCCTTGGGCCAGGCCCTGGTGGACCGCTTCCCCGATGGGGAGGTCAGGGTGCGGCTTCTGGAAAGCGTCCGGGGGGACGACGTCTACCTGGTCCAGCCCACCTCCCCCCCGGTGAACGACCACCTCATGGAGCTCCTCCTCCTGGCCGATGCCGCAAGGAGGAGCTCCGCCGCCCGCATCAACGCCGTCATCCCCTACTTCGGCTACGCCCGCCAGGACAAGCAGACCGAAGGCCGCGAGCCCGTGAGCGCCAAGCTGGTGGCAAGCCTCCTGGAGCGGGTAGGGGTCCAGCGGGTCATCGCCATTGACCTCCACGCCCCCCAGATCCAGGGCTTCTTTGACATCCCCGTGGACCACCTCTCGGCGGTGCGCCTCTTTGCCCGCTACCTCAAGGAGAAGGGGTACGCGGAGAACGCCGTGGTGGTCTCCCCGGACGCCGGCCGGGCCGAGGAGGCCAGGCGGCTTTCCGAGCGCCTAGGCCTCCCCTTCGCCATGCTGGCCAAGCGCCGCCACGGCCCCTGGGAGACCTCGGTGACCTACGTGATCGGGGACGTAGAGGGGAAGAGGCCCCTCCTCATAGACGACATCGTCTCCACCGGCGGCACCATCAGGCGGGGGGTGGAGGCCCTCTTGGAGGCGGGGGCCCTGCCGGAAATCGTGGTCATGGCCACCCACGCGGTTCTGGTGGGCGGGGCCCGGGAGAACCTGGCCCACCCTGCCATAGCAGAGGTGGTCTTCACCGACACCATCCCCTTGAAGGGCGGGGGCTACACCGTCCTTTCCACCGCCGAGCTCCTGGCCCAGGCCATCCGCCGCGTGCACACCAACCAGTCCGTGAGCGCCCTCATCTAG
- the pth gene encoding aminoacyl-tRNA hydrolase: protein MFLVVGQGNPGKAYAKTRHNVGFMVLDRLGLSFRKKGEALLAEAKGGLFLKPLTYYNLTGRAVAPLARFYKIPPERILVVHDEMDLPLGRLRLRAGGAAAGNRGVASIAEALGTLAFHRLRIGIGKPPAKELGAAYVLSPFSQEEEPLLARVMEAAKEAVWCWVEEGLLPCADRFNGLDLRGG from the coding sequence ATGTTCCTTGTGGTAGGGCAGGGAAACCCGGGGAAGGCCTACGCCAAGACCCGGCACAACGTGGGCTTCATGGTCCTGGACCGCCTGGGCCTCTCCTTCCGCAAGAAGGGGGAGGCCCTTTTGGCGGAGGCCAAAGGGGGTCTTTTCCTGAAGCCCCTCACCTACTACAACCTCACGGGGCGGGCGGTGGCCCCCCTGGCCCGCTTCTACAAGATTCCTCCAGAAAGAATCCTAGTGGTCCACGATGAGATGGACCTGCCCCTGGGCCGCCTGCGCCTTAGGGCGGGGGGGGCCGCCGCAGGGAACCGGGGGGTGGCCTCCATCGCCGAGGCCCTGGGCACCCTGGCCTTCCACCGCCTGCGGATCGGCATCGGCAAGCCCCCCGCCAAGGAGCTGGGGGCGGCCTACGTCCTCTCGCCCTTTTCCCAGGAGGAAGAGCCCCTTCTGGCCCGGGTCATGGAGGCCGCCAAGGAGGCGGTCTGGTGTTGGGTAGAGGAGGGGCTCCTCCCCTGCGCCGACCGCTTCAACGGGTTGGACCTAAGGGGCGGGTAA
- a CDS encoding 50S ribosomal protein L25, which yields MEYRLKAYYREGEKPGALRRAGKLPGVMYNRSLNRKVYVELGEFDRVFRQASIHNVIVLELPDGEVPTLVRQVNLDKRRRRPEHVDFFVLSDEPVEMYVPLRFVGTPVGVREGGVLQEVRRDILVRVSPRNIPEYIEVDVSGLGIGDSLHAADLKLPEGVKLAISPEETLAAIVPPEDVERLAAEAAEVPPEPEVIKKGKKEEEA from the coding sequence ATGGAGTACCGCTTGAAAGCCTATTACCGCGAAGGGGAGAAGCCGGGGGCCCTAAGGCGGGCCGGGAAGCTCCCCGGGGTCATGTACAACCGGAGCCTAAACCGCAAGGTCTACGTGGAGCTTGGGGAGTTCGACAGGGTCTTCCGCCAAGCCTCCATCCACAACGTCATCGTCCTGGAGCTTCCCGACGGGGAGGTCCCCACCCTGGTGCGCCAGGTAAACCTGGACAAGAGGCGCCGCCGCCCTGAACACGTGGACTTCTTTGTCCTCTCCGACGAGCCAGTGGAGATGTACGTTCCCTTGCGCTTCGTGGGCACCCCCGTGGGCGTGCGCGAGGGTGGGGTGCTCCAGGAGGTCCGCCGGGACATCCTGGTGCGGGTCTCCCCCCGGAACATCCCCGAATACATCGAGGTGGACGTGTCTGGCCTCGGCATCGGGGATAGCCTCCACGCCGCCGACCTGAAGCTTCCCGAGGGGGTGAAGCTGGCCATCTCCCCTGAGGAGACCCTCGCCGCCATCGTGCCGCCCGAGGATGTGGAGCGGCTGGCCGCGGAGGCCGCCGAGGTCCCGCCCGAGCCCGAGGTCATCAAGAAGGGCAAGAAGGAGGAGGAGGCCTAG
- a CDS encoding carbohydrate deacetylase: MSLLERLGLSGRRVLILHHDDLGLTHAQNGAYLALGFPTGSVMVPGAWAGGVRGRDLGVHLVLTSEWPAPRMRPLTEGESLKDEAGFFPSSLEALWRRARAEEVERELRAQIEAARRLFTPTHLDTHQGAVLRPDLAEVYLRLAQEYRLPALVPESLEGLGIPKAFLPDLLRLMERAPFPRVRFLDPYGLPPEERLGFYLDLSRLPPGLYHLVHHGALPTPEGRALPDWATREADYFALSHPEVRRVLSEFHPLTWEEVGETL, translated from the coding sequence ATGAGCCTTCTAGAGCGGTTGGGGCTTTCCGGCAGGCGGGTCCTCATCCTCCACCACGACGACCTGGGCCTGACCCACGCCCAAAACGGGGCCTATCTGGCCCTGGGCTTTCCCACGGGGAGCGTCATGGTCCCCGGGGCCTGGGCGGGCGGGGTGCGGGGCCGGGACCTGGGGGTCCACCTGGTCCTCACCAGCGAGTGGCCCGCTCCCCGGATGCGCCCCCTCACGGAGGGTGAAAGCCTGAAGGATGAGGCAGGGTTCTTCCCTTCCTCTTTGGAGGCCCTTTGGCGAAGGGCCCGGGCGGAGGAGGTGGAAAGGGAGCTCAGGGCCCAGATAGAGGCCGCCAGGAGGCTCTTTACCCCCACCCACCTGGACACCCACCAGGGGGCGGTCCTGAGGCCGGATTTGGCCGAGGTCTACCTGCGCTTGGCCCAGGAGTACCGCCTGCCCGCCCTGGTTCCGGAGAGCCTCGAGGGCCTGGGCATCCCTAAGGCCTTCCTCCCCGACCTCCTCCGCCTGATGGAAAGGGCCCCCTTCCCCCGGGTGCGCTTCCTGGACCCCTACGGCCTTCCCCCCGAGGAGCGGCTTGGCTTCTACCTGGACCTCTCCCGGCTTCCCCCGGGGCTTTACCACCTGGTCCACCATGGCGCCCTGCCCACCCCCGAGGGCCGGGCCCTACCGGACTGGGCTACCCGGGAGGCGGACTACTTCGCCCTAAGCCACCCCGAGGTCCGCCGGGTCCTCTCCGAGTTCCACCCCCTCACTTGGGAAGAGGTCGGGGAGACCTTATGA